Proteins encoded by one window of Microbacterium testaceum:
- a CDS encoding dihydrolipoyl dehydrogenase family protein, with the protein MSEREYDLIVIGAGPVGENVADRAVQAGLTAAIVESELVGGECSYWACMPSKALLRSAAALRAARDVDGAKQAVTGDLDIAAVLRRRDTMTSNYDDSGQVQWLQGAGIDLVRGHGTLRGEKTVRVTAADGTTTDLVARHAVAVCTGSAALLPDIPGLADISPWTSREATAVEQIPASLAIIGGGVVGAEMATAFQSLGSEVTIIARSGLLGGNEPFAGELVADSLRERGVTVKTGADTTSARRDDDGRATLELSDGTAVTADEVLVAIGRTPRTQDLGVDAVGLTPGAWLDVDDTLLVRGFDWLYAVGDVNHRALLTHQGKYQARAAGDVIAARAKGDEIDDAPWGAHVATADHDAVPQVTFTDPEVASVGLTAKKAEEKGLNVQVLDYDLASVAGSSEQSDDYVGKARAIVDLDRGVLVGATFVGPDIAELLHSATIAIVGEVPVKRLWHAVPSYPTVSEVWLRLLETLGRDSA; encoded by the coding sequence ATGAGCGAACGCGAATACGACCTCATCGTCATCGGCGCCGGCCCCGTCGGCGAGAACGTGGCCGACCGAGCCGTCCAGGCCGGCCTCACGGCTGCCATCGTCGAATCCGAGCTCGTCGGCGGCGAGTGCTCGTACTGGGCCTGCATGCCGTCGAAGGCTCTGCTGCGCAGTGCTGCCGCGCTGCGGGCCGCTCGCGACGTCGACGGCGCGAAGCAGGCGGTCACCGGCGACCTCGACATCGCCGCCGTACTGCGTCGGCGCGACACCATGACCAGCAACTACGACGACTCCGGCCAGGTGCAGTGGTTGCAGGGCGCGGGCATCGATCTCGTGCGGGGCCACGGCACGCTCAGGGGCGAGAAGACGGTCCGCGTCACCGCCGCCGACGGCACGACCACCGACCTCGTCGCGCGCCACGCGGTCGCGGTGTGCACCGGGTCGGCTGCGCTCCTTCCCGACATCCCGGGCCTGGCCGACATCTCGCCGTGGACCAGCCGCGAGGCCACCGCGGTCGAGCAGATCCCCGCATCCCTCGCGATCATCGGCGGCGGGGTCGTCGGCGCCGAGATGGCCACCGCGTTCCAGAGCCTCGGCAGCGAGGTCACGATCATCGCCCGCTCGGGTCTGCTCGGCGGCAACGAGCCGTTCGCCGGAGAGCTCGTCGCCGACTCCCTGCGCGAACGCGGCGTCACGGTCAAGACGGGCGCCGACACCACCTCGGCTCGTCGCGACGACGACGGTCGCGCCACCCTGGAGCTCTCCGACGGAACAGCGGTCACGGCCGACGAGGTGCTCGTCGCGATCGGGCGCACGCCCCGCACGCAAGACCTGGGAGTGGATGCCGTGGGTTTGACGCCGGGCGCCTGGCTCGACGTCGACGACACCCTCCTCGTCCGCGGCTTCGACTGGCTGTACGCCGTCGGCGACGTCAACCACCGCGCGCTGCTCACCCACCAGGGCAAGTACCAGGCTCGCGCGGCCGGAGACGTGATCGCCGCCCGGGCGAAGGGCGACGAGATCGACGACGCGCCGTGGGGCGCGCACGTGGCGACCGCCGATCACGACGCGGTGCCCCAGGTCACCTTCACCGATCCCGAGGTGGCCTCGGTGGGCCTCACCGCGAAGAAGGCCGAAGAGAAGGGCCTGAACGTGCAGGTCCTCGATTACGACCTCGCGAGCGTCGCCGGCTCGAGCGAGCAGTCAGACGACTACGTGGGCAAGGCCCGCGCGATCGTCGACCTCGATCGGGGCGTGCTGGTCGGCGCGACTTTCGTCGGCCCCGACATCGCAGAGCTGCTGCACTCCGCGACCATCGCGATCGTCGGCGAGGTGCCGGTGAAGCGGCTCTGGCACGCCGTCCCGTCGTACCCGACGGTCAGCGAGGTGTGGCTGCGCCTGCTCGAGACCCTGGGGCGCGACTCGGCCTGA
- a CDS encoding DUF1697 domain-containing protein, with protein sequence MSLSVALIRGVGGPTAMSMPALREVLASAGLGEVETLQVAGNLVLDDGGRSPDEIAGVVRDAVLDAFGFDLPVVVRTHVELADAHARNPFAGTAEGRWVQTVFLAEPPSVGTTLDVPAPYPEEAVLDGREVFVRYPQGIGGSKLQAAWFEKRLGVTGTARNANTVAKLVAMSA encoded by the coding sequence ATGTCACTCTCCGTCGCCCTGATCCGTGGAGTAGGTGGACCCACGGCGATGAGTATGCCCGCGCTGCGCGAAGTGCTGGCATCCGCCGGTCTGGGCGAGGTCGAGACGCTGCAGGTCGCGGGCAACCTCGTGCTCGATGACGGCGGGCGCTCCCCCGACGAGATTGCCGGGGTCGTGCGCGACGCAGTGCTCGATGCGTTCGGCTTCGACCTCCCGGTCGTCGTACGGACCCACGTCGAGCTCGCGGACGCCCACGCACGGAACCCGTTCGCCGGCACAGCCGAGGGTCGGTGGGTGCAGACGGTGTTCCTCGCCGAACCGCCGTCCGTGGGAACGACGCTCGACGTGCCGGCCCCGTACCCCGAGGAGGCCGTTCTCGACGGTCGCGAAGTGTTCGTGCGCTATCCCCAGGGCATCGGCGGGTCGAAGCTGCAGGCCGCCTGGTTCGAGAAGCGCCTCGGCGTCACCGGCACGGCGCGTAACGCCAACACGGTCGCCAAGCTCGTCGCGATGAGCGCCTGA
- the purH gene encoding bifunctional phosphoribosylaminoimidazolecarboxamide formyltransferase/IMP cyclohydrolase: MAGPRHDPADYRPRDIVPIRRALVSVSDKTGLLELGAALAAAGVEIVSTGGSATLLRDAGYAVTDVSSVTGFPESLDGRVKTLHPSVHAGLLADLRLASHEAQLEELDIRPFELVVVNLYPFVETVASGAEGDDVVEQIDIGGPAMVRASAKNHANVAIVVSPESYPAIIDALQANGGTNLVQRRELAARAFSHTAAYDTAVSTWFAEGTLADDIDLPAHLTIQAERLSTLRYGENSHQRAAIYTRVGGHGIAQATQLQGKEMSYNNYVDADAALRAAFDMVKPAVAIIKHANPCGIAVAAPNALDPIASAHLRAHECDPVSAFGGVIAANRTVTLKMAENLRDIFTEVIIAPDFEPEALEVFKLKKNLRVLRLPNDWQQERMDVRLVSGGLLLQDADRFPDDIESVAKNWELVSGERPADEDMESLIFAWKSCRAVKSNAIVLAKGSATVGIGMGQVNRVDSCRLAVERAGDRAAGSIAASDAFFPFADGPQVLIDAGISAIIQPGGSVRDAEVVDAARAAGVTMFFTGERHFFH; the protein is encoded by the coding sequence ATGGCCGGACCCCGCCACGACCCCGCCGACTACCGCCCCCGAGACATCGTCCCGATCCGCCGCGCACTGGTGTCGGTGAGCGACAAGACCGGTCTGCTCGAACTCGGTGCGGCCCTCGCCGCCGCGGGCGTCGAGATCGTCTCGACCGGCGGCTCGGCCACCCTCCTGCGCGACGCCGGATACGCCGTCACGGACGTCTCGTCGGTGACCGGCTTCCCCGAGTCGCTCGACGGACGCGTGAAGACCCTGCACCCGAGCGTGCACGCGGGCCTCCTCGCCGACCTGCGTCTGGCCTCGCACGAGGCGCAGCTCGAAGAACTCGACATCCGCCCCTTCGAGCTCGTCGTCGTGAACCTCTACCCGTTCGTCGAGACCGTGGCATCCGGTGCCGAGGGCGACGATGTCGTCGAGCAGATCGACATCGGCGGCCCCGCCATGGTGCGCGCCTCGGCGAAGAACCACGCGAACGTCGCGATCGTCGTCTCGCCCGAGTCGTACCCCGCGATCATCGACGCCCTGCAGGCCAACGGCGGCACGAACCTCGTGCAGCGCCGCGAACTCGCCGCCCGCGCCTTCTCGCACACCGCCGCCTACGACACCGCCGTCTCGACCTGGTTCGCCGAAGGCACCCTCGCCGACGACATCGACCTGCCCGCGCACCTCACCATCCAGGCCGAGCGTCTGTCGACCCTGCGCTACGGCGAGAACTCGCACCAGCGCGCGGCGATCTACACGCGCGTCGGCGGTCACGGCATCGCCCAGGCCACGCAGCTGCAGGGCAAGGAGATGTCGTACAACAACTACGTCGACGCCGACGCGGCCCTCCGCGCCGCCTTCGACATGGTCAAGCCGGCCGTGGCGATCATCAAGCACGCGAACCCCTGCGGTATCGCCGTCGCCGCCCCCAACGCCCTCGACCCGATCGCCTCGGCGCACCTGCGCGCGCACGAGTGCGACCCCGTCTCGGCCTTCGGCGGCGTGATCGCCGCGAACCGGACCGTGACGCTCAAGATGGCCGAGAACCTGCGCGACATCTTCACCGAGGTGATCATCGCGCCCGACTTCGAGCCCGAGGCGCTCGAGGTGTTCAAGCTCAAGAAGAACCTCCGCGTGCTGCGCCTGCCGAACGACTGGCAGCAGGAGCGCATGGACGTCCGCCTCGTGTCGGGCGGCCTGCTGCTGCAGGACGCCGACCGCTTCCCCGACGACATCGAGTCGGTCGCGAAGAACTGGGAGCTCGTCTCGGGTGAGCGCCCCGCCGACGAGGACATGGAGAGCCTCATCTTCGCGTGGAAGTCGTGCCGCGCGGTCAAGTCGAACGCGATCGTGCTCGCGAAGGGCTCGGCCACGGTCGGCATCGGCATGGGCCAGGTCAACCGCGTCGACTCCTGCCGCCTCGCGGTCGAGCGCGCCGGTGACCGCGCCGCCGGCTCCATCGCGGCATCCGACGCCTTCTTCCCCTTCGCCGACGGCCCGCAGGTGCTGATCGACGCCGGCATCTCGGCGATCATCCAGCCCGGCGGGTCGGTTCGGGATGCCGAGGTCGTCGACGCCGCGCGCGCCGCCGGCGTCACGATGTTCTTCACGGGAGAGCGCCACTTCTTCCACTGA
- the purN gene encoding phosphoribosylglycinamide formyltransferase, translating into MLTVAVLISGAGSNLRALLEAASAPDFPARVIAVGADREADGFAHAEHFGIPTFLVPFSAFASREEWGAELGAQLSVWNPDLVVLSGMMRLLPADLVAAWEPRIINTHPAYLPEFPGAHGVRDALAAGVTQTGASVIVVDSGVDTGPILAQERIPVLPGDDEDSLHDRIKPVERRLLIDVVRRIAEGELDLAAAASRTA; encoded by the coding sequence GTGCTCACGGTCGCCGTCCTCATCTCCGGCGCCGGCTCGAACCTCCGCGCCCTGCTCGAGGCGGCATCCGCCCCCGACTTTCCGGCGCGCGTGATCGCGGTCGGTGCCGATCGCGAGGCCGACGGCTTCGCCCACGCCGAGCATTTCGGCATCCCGACCTTCCTCGTTCCCTTCAGCGCCTTCGCGTCACGCGAAGAGTGGGGCGCCGAGCTCGGGGCCCAGCTGTCGGTGTGGAACCCCGACCTCGTCGTGCTCAGCGGAATGATGCGTCTGCTCCCCGCCGACCTCGTCGCCGCGTGGGAACCGCGCATCATCAACACCCACCCCGCCTACCTGCCCGAGTTCCCCGGAGCGCACGGCGTGCGAGACGCCCTCGCCGCGGGTGTGACCCAGACCGGCGCGAGCGTGATCGTCGTCGACTCCGGCGTCGACACCGGGCCCATCCTCGCCCAGGAGCGCATCCCCGTGCTCCCCGGCGACGACGAGGACTCGCTGCACGACCGCATCAAGCCCGTCGAACGACGTCTGCTCATCGACGTCGTCCGACGGATCGCCGAAGGCGAGCTCGACCTCGCCGCCGCGGCATCCCGAACAGCCTGA